Proteins found in one Tsukamurella paurometabola DSM 20162 genomic segment:
- a CDS encoding phytoene desaturase family protein, producing the protein MTTGTVVGGGPNGLAAAITLARAGIETTLLEAGATVGGGVRSFETLAPGLVHDHCAAIHPMAVGSPFLATIDIAKRGLRWRSAELDCVHPLDDGSAGVLHRGVDETAAGMGPDSRVWRSLFGRSVRNFDAIAPTMMGPMLRVPRHPVALAEFGMPTPLPAAAVARAFRTPTARGLWAGIAAHTFQPLHRPMTSAIGLGLITAGHRHGWQVAEGGSGRIAAALAAEFEDLGGRIETGARVTAGNLPETDVTLFDLDPRQVAGILGDRLPRRIGRALNRFRHGPGAFKVDFAVQGGVPWTNPDARRSGTVHLGGEFAEVAATEREIAAGRMPERPFVLVGQQYLADPSRSSGDVHPVWSYAHVPAGFTGDATGAIIAQIERFAPGFRERIVGTAVCSTTEMSRYNANFVGGDINTGAKDPMQLVFGPRITLQPYDLGVPGMYICSAATPPGPAAHGMCGFHAASRALAKL; encoded by the coding sequence ATGACAACCGGCACCGTCGTCGGCGGCGGCCCCAATGGGCTCGCCGCAGCGATCACCCTGGCCCGCGCGGGAATCGAGACCACCCTGCTGGAGGCGGGAGCGACCGTCGGCGGCGGTGTGCGGTCCTTCGAGACCCTGGCCCCGGGGCTCGTCCACGACCACTGCGCGGCGATCCACCCGATGGCGGTCGGCTCCCCGTTCCTCGCGACGATCGACATCGCGAAGCGCGGCCTGCGCTGGCGCTCGGCCGAGCTGGACTGCGTGCACCCGCTCGACGACGGCAGCGCCGGGGTGCTGCACCGCGGTGTGGACGAGACCGCAGCCGGCATGGGGCCCGACAGCCGCGTGTGGCGGAGCCTGTTCGGACGGTCGGTGCGCAACTTCGACGCCATCGCGCCGACCATGATGGGGCCGATGCTCCGGGTACCGCGCCACCCGGTGGCGCTCGCGGAATTCGGGATGCCGACGCCGCTGCCCGCAGCGGCCGTGGCGCGCGCCTTCCGGACCCCGACGGCGCGCGGGCTGTGGGCCGGCATCGCCGCGCACACTTTCCAGCCGCTGCACCGGCCGATGACCTCCGCTATCGGCCTGGGGCTGATCACGGCCGGTCATCGCCACGGCTGGCAGGTGGCGGAGGGCGGATCGGGCCGGATCGCGGCCGCGCTGGCCGCCGAGTTCGAGGATCTGGGTGGGCGGATCGAGACCGGGGCACGGGTCACGGCGGGCAACCTGCCCGAGACCGATGTCACCCTGTTCGACCTGGATCCGCGCCAGGTCGCCGGTATTCTCGGCGATCGGCTCCCGCGGCGGATCGGCCGCGCGCTGAACCGATTCCGGCACGGCCCCGGCGCGTTCAAGGTGGACTTCGCGGTGCAGGGCGGGGTGCCCTGGACCAATCCCGATGCGCGACGGTCCGGCACCGTGCACCTCGGCGGTGAGTTCGCCGAGGTCGCCGCCACCGAGCGGGAGATCGCAGCCGGACGGATGCCCGAGCGGCCCTTCGTCCTGGTAGGGCAGCAGTATCTCGCCGATCCGTCGCGAAGCTCAGGCGATGTGCACCCGGTGTGGTCGTACGCGCATGTGCCCGCGGGGTTCACCGGTGACGCCACGGGGGCGATCATCGCGCAGATCGAACGCTTCGCCCCCGGATTCCGGGAGCGGATCGTGGGCACGGCGGTGTGCTCGACCACCGAGATGTCGCGCTACAACGCGAACTTCGTGGGCGGCGACATCAACACGGGCGCCAAGGATCCGATGCAGCTGGTGTTCGGGCCGCGGATCACGCTGCAGCCTTACGACCTCGGGGTGCCTGGGATGTACATCTGTTCGGCGGCGACACCACCCGGTCCCGCCGCACACGGCATGTGCGGCTTCCACGCCGCGAGCCGCGCGCTCGCGAAACTGTAG
- a CDS encoding 3-isopropylmalate dehydrogenase, which yields MKLAVIGGDGIGPEVVAEALKVLRVVAGDIETTDYDLGSRRYERNGELLTDEDLASLREHDAILLGAIGDPRKVPPGVLERGLLLKMRFALDHHVNLRPSKLFPGVESPLKNPGEIDFVVVREGTEGAYTGNGGAIRVGTPHEVANETSVNTRFGAERVVRYAFALAQTRRKKLTLVHKTNVLVYGGGLWQRTVDEVGREFPDVAVDYSHIDAATIYLVTDPSRFDVIVTDNLFGDILTDEAGAISGGIGLAASGNIDATGTNPSMFEPVHGSAPDIVGQGIADPTAAILSAAMLLRHLGNEDGAQRIETAVAADLEARGDAPVRTVEVGDRIAATLSV from the coding sequence GTGAAGCTCGCGGTGATCGGTGGGGACGGTATCGGCCCCGAGGTGGTGGCGGAGGCACTCAAGGTGCTCCGCGTGGTGGCCGGTGATATCGAGACCACCGACTACGACCTGGGTTCGCGTCGCTATGAGCGCAACGGTGAGCTGCTGACCGACGAGGATCTGGCATCGCTACGCGAGCACGACGCGATCCTGCTCGGCGCCATCGGCGATCCGCGCAAGGTGCCGCCGGGCGTGCTCGAGCGCGGTCTGCTCCTGAAGATGCGCTTCGCGCTCGACCATCACGTGAATCTGCGGCCCTCCAAGCTGTTCCCCGGCGTGGAATCGCCCCTGAAGAACCCTGGTGAGATCGACTTCGTGGTGGTCCGCGAGGGCACCGAGGGTGCGTACACGGGCAACGGCGGCGCGATCCGCGTGGGCACCCCGCACGAGGTGGCCAACGAGACCTCGGTGAACACGCGTTTCGGCGCCGAGCGCGTGGTGCGTTACGCCTTCGCGCTCGCACAGACCCGCCGCAAGAAGCTGACGTTGGTGCACAAGACCAACGTGCTGGTCTACGGCGGCGGCCTGTGGCAGCGCACCGTCGACGAGGTCGGACGCGAGTTCCCCGATGTCGCAGTGGATTACAGCCACATCGACGCGGCCACCATCTACCTGGTGACCGATCCGTCGCGATTCGACGTGATCGTCACCGACAACCTGTTCGGCGACATCCTCACCGACGAGGCGGGCGCGATCTCCGGCGGTATCGGTCTCGCCGCGTCGGGCAACATCGACGCGACCGGCACCAATCCGTCCATGTTCGAGCCCGTACACGGCAGTGCGCCCGACATCGTGGGCCAGGGGATCGCGGACCCGACAGCGGCCATCTTGTCCGCGGCGATGCTGCTGCGTCACCTCGGGAACGAGGACGGCGCGCAGCGCATCGAGACGGCCGTCGCGGCCGATCTCGAGGCGCGCGGTGACGCCCCGGTCCGCACCGTCGAGGTCGGCGACCGCATCGCCGCCACCCTCAGCGTCTAG
- a CDS encoding MFS transporter, translating into MSSHQLGVAMEMSAARRWWILAVSMTAAITTTATVNCTAFLLPQLIRDGLSPQRAGVFAAAAPAGLLLTTILWGAMIDRYGERRVLLVSLASATAGLAGTVAAFAAHLPLPMVAIGLFVSSAMAASGNGASGRIVVGWFPASSRGTAMGIRQTSQPLGIAILSLTMPLLANRVGLTAAMTVPLVVAAVSLILVWAFIVDPPRPESGAAAIEARTNPYREDSFLARIHAVSLLLVLPQGAIWTWGITWLIVGLNWAPATAGLLVSASQLCGALGRIAAGAWSDRLGSRTAPIKWIALGAAAAMGALGALTAVGSPIAVAVFLIASVVTVADNGLAFTAIAEKAGPYYSGRALGIQNTGQFIVTTAAGPVLGTLIHATGFAAAFAIVALAPLIAYPLVPSDAKPADVPEHPEAAPSTPTT; encoded by the coding sequence ATGTCGTCTCATCAGTTGGGAGTCGCGATGGAGATGTCCGCCGCCCGCCGCTGGTGGATCCTGGCGGTCTCGATGACCGCCGCGATCACCACCACCGCCACCGTGAACTGCACGGCGTTCCTCCTCCCCCAGCTCATCCGCGACGGGCTCAGTCCACAGCGTGCCGGGGTGTTCGCCGCTGCCGCGCCCGCGGGCCTGCTCCTGACCACGATCCTGTGGGGGGCGATGATCGACCGCTACGGCGAGCGCCGCGTGCTGCTGGTGAGCCTTGCCAGCGCCACCGCCGGACTGGCCGGCACCGTCGCGGCGTTCGCCGCGCACCTTCCGCTACCGATGGTGGCGATCGGACTCTTCGTCTCGTCCGCGATGGCGGCGAGCGGGAACGGAGCGAGCGGTCGCATCGTGGTGGGGTGGTTCCCCGCATCGAGTCGCGGCACCGCGATGGGCATCCGGCAGACCTCGCAACCGCTGGGCATCGCGATCCTGTCGCTGACCATGCCGCTGCTGGCGAACCGGGTCGGCCTCACCGCGGCCATGACCGTACCGCTCGTGGTCGCCGCGGTGTCCCTGATCCTGGTGTGGGCGTTCATCGTCGACCCGCCGCGCCCCGAATCCGGTGCGGCCGCTATCGAGGCGCGGACGAATCCCTATCGCGAGGACTCGTTCCTTGCTCGCATCCACGCAGTCTCGCTGCTGCTCGTGCTGCCGCAGGGCGCGATATGGACATGGGGCATCACATGGCTGATCGTCGGCCTGAACTGGGCACCGGCCACCGCCGGACTGCTGGTCTCCGCCAGCCAGCTGTGCGGTGCCCTAGGCCGGATCGCGGCGGGCGCCTGGTCGGACCGGCTGGGATCGCGCACCGCGCCGATCAAGTGGATCGCGCTGGGAGCAGCCGCGGCAATGGGTGCACTGGGCGCACTCACCGCCGTCGGGTCTCCGATCGCGGTGGCGGTGTTCCTGATCGCGTCGGTGGTCACCGTCGCCGATAACGGCCTGGCCTTCACCGCGATCGCCGAGAAGGCCGGCCCGTATTACAGCGGACGCGCGTTGGGAATCCAGAACACCGGGCAGTTCATCGTGACCACCGCCGCGGGGCCGGTCCTGGGAACCCTGATCCACGCCACCGGCTTCGCCGCGGCCTTCGCCATCGTCGCCCTCGCGCCGCTGATCGCCTACCCGTTGGTGCCCTCCGACGCGAAGCCCGCGGACGTGCCGGAACATCCCGAGGCGGCACCGTCGACCCCCACCACCTGA
- a CDS encoding PucR family transcriptional regulator, whose amino-acid sequence MRQTSGNEELGVDPIGAVVAGVLRELEPRLVADRMTALMLAEIPELRADHALDMALAASVAGNVDTVLHGMMLGVEPGRIEAPLAAMEYPRRLAQRGLPVTALVRAYRLGQASMVRQMHDAVRATGLTVEQKLAAHEWITDWSFAYSDTVIETVITAYQRERDRWMQARSGARVARVRELLAHDGVVDADAASLAIGYPLRRSHLALIASYSDSDDTDGPDRVEVFVRELAAAVGPVEAPLLLAADQRTVWGWLPVGDPVEAVDRARRHAAASSGDGPRVAFGAVRPGIEGFRRSHTEAAAARRTAGERPVVFAGDPGVMVAALVGTDPGAAQRWARDVLGPLAEDTEADARLRRTLAVYLRHGGGYKAAAAELTLHPNSVKYRVQRALERRGRGIGADRLDVEVALLVCDPAVSGGTAGH is encoded by the coding sequence ATGCGACAGACCTCCGGGAACGAGGAGCTCGGCGTCGATCCGATCGGCGCCGTGGTGGCGGGGGTGCTGCGGGAGCTCGAACCGCGCCTCGTCGCCGACCGGATGACCGCACTGATGCTGGCCGAGATCCCCGAACTGCGCGCTGATCACGCCCTCGACATGGCGCTCGCGGCCAGCGTCGCGGGCAATGTCGACACGGTGCTGCATGGCATGATGCTCGGCGTCGAGCCCGGTCGTATCGAGGCGCCGCTCGCCGCGATGGAGTACCCACGCCGCCTCGCGCAGCGCGGCTTGCCGGTCACGGCTCTGGTACGTGCTTACCGGCTCGGACAGGCCAGCATGGTGCGACAGATGCACGACGCAGTGCGGGCCACCGGGCTCACCGTGGAACAGAAGCTCGCCGCACACGAATGGATCACCGACTGGTCGTTCGCGTACTCGGACACCGTGATCGAGACCGTGATCACCGCCTACCAGCGCGAGCGCGACCGGTGGATGCAGGCGCGGTCGGGCGCTCGCGTGGCGCGGGTGCGCGAGCTGCTCGCCCACGACGGCGTCGTCGACGCCGACGCCGCATCGCTCGCCATCGGCTATCCGCTGCGTCGCAGTCACCTCGCGCTCATCGCCTCCTACTCCGATTCCGACGACACCGACGGCCCCGACCGTGTGGAGGTGTTCGTACGCGAACTCGCCGCCGCCGTCGGTCCCGTGGAGGCGCCGCTCCTACTCGCGGCCGATCAGCGCACCGTTTGGGGCTGGCTGCCCGTCGGCGACCCCGTCGAGGCGGTGGACCGGGCCCGCCGGCATGCGGCGGCATCGTCGGGCGACGGTCCGCGGGTGGCCTTCGGGGCCGTGCGTCCCGGTATCGAGGGGTTCCGGCGCTCGCACACCGAGGCGGCCGCGGCACGACGGACCGCGGGCGAGCGCCCCGTGGTGTTCGCCGGTGACCCCGGCGTGATGGTCGCGGCGCTGGTCGGGACCGATCCCGGGGCGGCGCAGCGCTGGGCTCGCGACGTGCTGGGCCCGCTGGCCGAGGACACCGAGGCCGATGCCCGCTTACGCCGCACGCTGGCGGTCTATCTACGCCACGGGGGTGGCTACAAGGCGGCGGCCGCCGAACTCACGCTGCATCCGAACTCGGTGAAGTACCGGGTACAACGCGCCCTGGAGCGCCGCGGCCGCGGTATCGGAGCCGATCGCCTGGATGTGGAGGTCGCGCTGCTCGTGTGCGACCCGGCGGTGAGCGGCGGCACCGCAGGTCACTAA
- the serA gene encoding phosphoglycerate dehydrogenase yields MSRPVVLIADKLAPSTVEALGDGVEVKRVDGPDRPALLAAVPEADALLVRSATTVDAEVLAAATKLKIVARAGVGLDNVDVPAATERGVLVVNAPTSNIHTAAEHAVALLLATARQIPAADATLREHEWKRSKFNGVEIFGKTVGVVGMGRIGQLVAQRLAAFETKIIAYDPYVSPARAAQLGIELVTLDELVERADLITVHLPKTPETKGLIGRELLAKTKKGVIIVNAARGGLVDEQALADAITSGHVFGAGLDVFETEPCTDSPLFELPQVVVTPHLGASTSEAQDRAGTDVAKSVQLALAGEFVPDAVNVKGGAVDEEVAPWLELTRKLGVVLGGLPGPLPEKVGVTVRGELASENVEILQLSALRGLFSAVIEDAVTFVNAPALAEERGVSAELEKLSESPNHRSLVDVRAVYGDGTVHNVSGTLSGLGQVQKVTNINGRNFDLRAEGLNLYVAYPDQPGSLGKLGTVLGDAGIDIQAAALSQDAEGNGATVLLRVSQPVPADVQQKISDAVSATTVVQVDLS; encoded by the coding sequence GTGAGCCGTCCCGTGGTATTGATCGCCGACAAGCTGGCACCGTCGACTGTGGAGGCGCTCGGCGACGGCGTCGAGGTGAAGCGGGTCGACGGTCCGGACCGTCCCGCTTTGCTGGCCGCGGTCCCCGAGGCCGACGCGCTGCTCGTGCGCTCGGCGACCACCGTCGACGCCGAGGTCCTCGCGGCCGCCACCAAGCTGAAGATCGTGGCCCGCGCCGGCGTCGGCCTCGATAACGTCGACGTGCCCGCCGCCACCGAGCGCGGTGTGCTGGTGGTGAACGCGCCCACCTCGAACATCCACACCGCCGCCGAGCACGCGGTCGCGCTGCTGCTGGCCACCGCGCGACAGATCCCCGCCGCCGATGCCACCCTGCGCGAACACGAGTGGAAGCGCAGCAAGTTCAACGGTGTCGAGATCTTCGGCAAGACCGTCGGTGTGGTGGGCATGGGCCGCATCGGCCAGCTCGTCGCGCAGCGCCTGGCCGCCTTCGAGACCAAGATCATCGCCTACGACCCCTACGTGAGCCCGGCCCGCGCCGCGCAGCTCGGCATCGAGCTGGTGACCCTCGACGAGCTCGTCGAGCGCGCCGACCTCATCACCGTGCACCTGCCCAAGACCCCGGAGACCAAGGGCCTCATCGGCCGCGAGCTGCTGGCCAAGACCAAGAAGGGCGTCATCATCGTCAACGCCGCCCGCGGCGGCCTCGTCGACGAGCAGGCGCTCGCCGATGCCATCACCTCGGGCCACGTCTTCGGCGCCGGCCTCGACGTCTTCGAGACCGAGCCCTGCACGGACAGCCCGCTGTTCGAACTCCCGCAGGTCGTCGTGACCCCGCACCTCGGCGCCTCCACCTCCGAGGCCCAGGACCGCGCCGGCACCGACGTCGCCAAGAGCGTGCAGCTCGCGCTCGCCGGCGAATTCGTCCCGGATGCCGTGAACGTCAAGGGCGGCGCCGTCGACGAGGAGGTCGCGCCCTGGCTTGAGCTCACCCGCAAGCTCGGCGTGGTGCTCGGCGGCCTGCCCGGCCCGCTGCCGGAGAAGGTCGGCGTCACGGTGCGCGGCGAGCTCGCCAGTGAGAACGTCGAGATCCTGCAGCTCTCGGCCCTGCGCGGCCTGTTCTCGGCCGTCATCGAGGACGCCGTCACCTTCGTCAACGCTCCCGCGCTGGCCGAGGAGCGCGGTGTGAGCGCCGAATTGGAGAAGCTCTCGGAGAGCCCCAACCACCGCAGCCTCGTGGATGTGCGTGCCGTGTACGGCGATGGCACCGTGCACAACGTCTCCGGCACCCTGTCCGGCCTCGGTCAGGTGCAGAAGGTCACCAACATCAACGGCCGCAACTTCGACCTGCGAGCCGAGGGCCTCAACCTGTACGTCGCGTACCCGGATCAGCCCGGCTCGCTGGGCAAGCTGGGCACCGTCCTGGGTGACGCGGGCATCGACATCCAGGCCGCTGCGCTGAGTCAGGACGCCGAGGGCAACGGCGCCACCGTGCTGCTGCGCGTGAGCCAGCCGGTCCCGGCCGATGTGCAGCAGAAGATCAGCGACGCCGTCTCGGCCACCACCGTGGTGCAGGTGGACCTGTCGTGA
- a CDS encoding DUF3556 domain-containing protein, with product MGFLQPAFPPVDPDEFLARPIRERVTFATQHWVDNGFGSAWGIYLVYIAKLVVLFAFGGVLVATATSGLRFWEIGQWWNQPIVYQKLVLWTTLLEAIGIAGAWGPLTFKIKPMTGGIRFWARTGTIRLRPYSWVPLTEGNRRTGVDVGLYLGLLTALIVGIALPGGPVGDSPSALLPSWSMVAPIALLILIGLRDKTIFLGARGEQYLPAMIMFAVFPLLSFATMIVGLKLLIVSIWVGAGLSKIGRHFIMVIPVMVSNSPCMPFTGLRRAHYRNAPNDLLPSKLSRFMAEGLGTFVEIAAPLILLFSTNRTLTVVCAVFMVCYHLFIISTFPLAVPLEWNLLFAYTAVFLFVGFPAQEGFSVLDMSPAWLALPTLAALAFFPVLGNIRPDKVSFLPSLRQYAGNWATGMWAFAPGAEEKLNRVQRPVHNTVDQFVSFGIERKWAEVLLEKGLGWRALHSNGRGLFSMMLRHVPDVEQRTLREGELVCNTLIGFNFGDGHLHDERLIAAVQEQVGFDPGELIVVWAESQPVTRMSQDFKIIDAALGVIARGRWNVTDCVTSQPWLPDGPVPCEITWTADPVRFPVGSSV from the coding sequence ATGGGATTCCTGCAGCCCGCGTTCCCGCCCGTCGATCCCGACGAGTTCCTCGCCCGCCCGATCCGCGAGCGGGTCACGTTCGCCACCCAGCACTGGGTGGACAACGGCTTCGGCAGCGCGTGGGGCATATACCTCGTGTACATCGCGAAACTGGTGGTGCTCTTCGCCTTCGGCGGCGTGCTCGTGGCCACCGCGACCTCTGGCCTGCGCTTCTGGGAGATCGGGCAGTGGTGGAATCAGCCCATCGTCTACCAGAAGCTGGTGCTGTGGACCACGCTGCTCGAGGCCATCGGCATCGCCGGCGCGTGGGGCCCGCTGACCTTCAAGATCAAGCCGATGACCGGCGGGATCCGCTTCTGGGCCCGCACCGGGACGATCCGTCTGCGGCCTTACAGCTGGGTGCCGCTCACGGAGGGCAACCGGCGCACGGGCGTCGACGTGGGGCTGTACCTGGGCCTGCTCACCGCACTGATCGTGGGTATCGCACTTCCCGGCGGGCCGGTCGGCGACTCCCCCTCTGCACTTCTGCCGTCCTGGTCGATGGTCGCGCCGATCGCCTTGCTGATCCTGATCGGCCTGCGCGACAAGACGATCTTCCTCGGCGCCCGCGGCGAACAGTACCTGCCCGCGATGATCATGTTCGCCGTGTTCCCACTACTGTCCTTCGCAACCATGATCGTGGGCCTCAAGCTGCTCATCGTGTCGATCTGGGTGGGCGCCGGGCTGTCGAAGATCGGCCGACACTTCATCATGGTGATCCCGGTGATGGTCTCCAACTCCCCGTGCATGCCCTTCACGGGCTTGCGCCGGGCGCACTACCGCAACGCCCCGAACGATCTGCTGCCATCGAAGCTATCCCGGTTCATGGCCGAGGGGCTGGGCACCTTCGTGGAGATCGCTGCTCCCCTGATTCTGCTGTTCTCCACGAACCGCACCCTCACCGTGGTCTGCGCCGTCTTCATGGTGTGCTACCACCTGTTCATCATCTCCACCTTCCCGCTGGCGGTTCCGCTGGAGTGGAACCTGCTGTTCGCCTACACTGCCGTCTTCCTGTTCGTGGGATTCCCCGCGCAGGAGGGGTTCTCCGTGCTCGACATGTCGCCGGCGTGGCTGGCGCTGCCCACACTTGCGGCGCTCGCCTTCTTCCCGGTGCTCGGCAACATCCGGCCCGACAAGGTCTCGTTCCTACCCTCGCTGCGGCAGTACGCCGGTAACTGGGCGACGGGCATGTGGGCCTTCGCGCCGGGTGCTGAGGAGAAGCTCAATCGGGTGCAGCGGCCGGTGCACAACACCGTCGACCAGTTCGTGTCCTTCGGGATCGAGCGGAAATGGGCGGAGGTGCTGCTGGAGAAGGGACTCGGCTGGCGAGCGCTGCACAGCAACGGCCGGGGCCTGTTCTCCATGATGCTGCGGCATGTACCGGATGTGGAGCAGCGCACGCTCCGCGAGGGCGAGCTGGTGTGCAATACGTTGATCGGCTTCAATTTCGGTGACGGCCACCTGCACGACGAGCGGTTGATCGCCGCTGTACAGGAGCAGGTCGGCTTCGATCCCGGCGAGCTGATCGTGGTATGGGCCGAGTCTCAGCCGGTGACCCGGATGAGCCAGGACTTCAAGATCATCGACGCCGCACTGGGTGTGATCGCGCGCGGGCGATGGAACGTGACCGACTGCGTGACCAGCCAGCCCTGGTTGCCCGACGGTCCGGTCCCGTGCGAGATCACGTGGACGGCCGATCCGGTGCGCTTCCCCGTAGGCTCGTCGGTATGA
- a CDS encoding AurF N-oxygenase family protein yields MRLALTHMSRTMNDPFPGQAEYEQTLTDLSEASVRRNFDPYLDIDWDDPELAIVPDDPRWVCDSRFDPIGRHPWYQAQPLAKQIEIGMWRQANVAKVGLQFESMLIRGIMQYTAALPNNSPEFRYATHEAKEECQHTLMFQEFVNRVGMDVPGGSWFLRRISPIVPLAATIAPLYFYMMVLGGEEPIDHLQKQFLRSGSEQHPAMSSIMQIHVAEEARHIGFAHQLLEHKIPTRGAFPRLVLSLMLPITMRVMVTMIMMPPKQFWDTFDIPRSVKKDIFWRSPESQQMKRDVFGDVRMMADKAGLMNPLAKLMWRICGIDGRISRFRSEPAYAAQ; encoded by the coding sequence ATGCGACTGGCACTGACGCACATGAGCCGGACCATGAACGATCCGTTCCCGGGGCAGGCGGAGTACGAGCAGACGCTCACCGACCTCTCCGAGGCGTCGGTGCGCCGCAATTTCGACCCGTACCTCGACATCGACTGGGACGACCCGGAGCTCGCGATCGTGCCGGACGATCCGCGCTGGGTGTGTGACTCCCGTTTCGATCCGATCGGCCGCCACCCCTGGTACCAGGCCCAGCCGCTGGCGAAGCAGATCGAGATCGGTATGTGGCGTCAGGCCAATGTGGCCAAGGTCGGCCTGCAGTTCGAGTCCATGCTGATCCGCGGCATCATGCAGTACACGGCGGCACTGCCGAACAATTCGCCGGAGTTCCGCTACGCCACGCATGAGGCGAAGGAGGAGTGCCAGCACACGCTGATGTTCCAGGAGTTCGTCAACCGTGTGGGAATGGACGTGCCCGGCGGCAGCTGGTTCCTGCGCCGCATCTCGCCGATCGTGCCGCTGGCCGCGACGATCGCGCCGCTGTACTTCTACATGATGGTGCTCGGCGGCGAGGAGCCGATCGACCACCTGCAGAAGCAGTTCCTGCGTTCGGGCTCCGAGCAGCATCCTGCGATGAGTTCCATCATGCAGATCCACGTGGCCGAGGAGGCCCGGCACATCGGCTTCGCGCACCAACTGCTGGAACACAAGATTCCCACCCGCGGCGCCTTCCCGCGCCTGGTGCTCTCACTGATGCTGCCCATCACGATGCGCGTGATGGTCACCATGATCATGATGCCGCCCAAGCAGTTCTGGGACACCTTCGATATCCCGCGATCGGTGAAGAAGGACATCTTCTGGCGCTCGCCCGAGTCGCAGCAGATGAAGCGCGACGTCTTCGGTGATGTGCGGATGATGGCCGACAAGGCCGGCCTGATGAATCCGCTCGCCAAGCTCATGTGGCGGATCTGCGGCATCGACGGACGTATCTCCCGGTTCCGAAGCGAGCCCGCCTACGCCGCGCAGTAG
- a CDS encoding class I adenylate-forming enzyme family protein codes for MSTTFASVPDDRATAAPHDPAVADDALDLDNAAFLDAVRRTAAALRAAGVGRGDVVAIRLPNTALLVVGLFAAWRLGAAVTPINPYLTPNESAFQITDARARVLIAADGGAPDGVPVLHPEALLENAPDETAPVAAPSDLALLIYTSGTTGRSKGVMLDHANLTAMSEMSSAAFEIRPGEHSLLILPLFHVNAIVVSTLNPLRAGGRVTIIGRFDPRTFFDIVESTGATYFSGVPTIYTMLAGLPPEVQPDTSRMRFAVCGAAPASRELLVGFEERYGFPLIEGYGLSECTCAATCNPLDGVRKVGTVGLPLPGQQLKIVGGDGTELPQGEAGEVLLAGPNIMRGYLNRPEETAKTVADGWLRTGDVGLIDADGYLTLVDRAKDMIIRGGENIYPKEIETVVYGLDGVAEVAVIGRPDEKYGEVPVLYLAPAPGAALSADRILAHTAEHLAKYKQPTAVSIVDALPKNPVGKIDKPALRRIDAAH; via the coding sequence GTGAGCACGACCTTCGCCTCCGTCCCCGACGACCGCGCGACAGCCGCACCGCACGATCCCGCCGTCGCCGACGATGCGCTCGATCTCGACAACGCCGCCTTCCTCGACGCCGTGCGGCGGACGGCCGCCGCACTGCGTGCGGCCGGGGTGGGCCGCGGCGATGTGGTCGCCATCCGGCTGCCGAACACGGCGCTCCTCGTGGTCGGCCTCTTCGCGGCGTGGCGGCTCGGCGCCGCCGTCACCCCGATCAATCCCTATCTCACGCCGAATGAATCGGCGTTCCAGATCACCGATGCGCGAGCGCGGGTTCTCATCGCCGCCGACGGCGGCGCACCCGACGGTGTTCCCGTCCTTCATCCGGAGGCGTTGCTGGAGAACGCCCCCGATGAGACGGCGCCGGTCGCGGCACCGTCGGACCTGGCGCTACTGATCTACACCTCCGGGACCACCGGCCGTTCCAAGGGCGTCATGCTCGACCACGCGAATCTCACCGCCATGAGTGAGATGTCCAGCGCCGCTTTCGAGATCCGGCCCGGCGAGCACAGCCTGCTGATCCTGCCGCTGTTCCACGTGAACGCGATCGTGGTCTCGACGCTGAATCCGCTGCGCGCGGGAGGACGGGTCACCATCATCGGCCGCTTCGACCCTCGCACGTTCTTCGACATCGTCGAATCCACCGGCGCTACCTACTTCTCGGGCGTGCCCACGATCTACACGATGCTCGCGGGCCTGCCACCTGAGGTGCAGCCCGATACCTCTCGAATGCGGTTCGCGGTGTGCGGCGCGGCCCCGGCGAGCCGCGAACTGCTCGTCGGCTTCGAGGAACGGTACGGCTTCCCGCTCATCGAGGGGTACGGCCTCTCCGAATGTACCTGCGCCGCCACCTGCAATCCGCTGGACGGGGTCCGCAAGGTGGGCACCGTGGGGCTGCCGCTGCCCGGACAGCAGCTGAAGATCGTCGGCGGCGACGGCACCGAGCTGCCGCAGGGTGAGGCAGGCGAGGTTCTGCTCGCCGGGCCGAACATCATGCGCGGCTATCTGAACCGCCCCGAGGAGACCGCGAAGACGGTGGCGGACGGATGGCTCCGGACCGGCGACGTCGGCCTCATCGACGCCGACGGGTACCTGACCCTGGTAGACCGGGCGAAGGACATGATCATCCGCGGCGGGGAGAACATCTACCCCAAGGAGATCGAGACCGTCGTGTACGGGCTCGACGGTGTGGCCGAGGTAGCGGTGATCGGCCGTCCGGACGAGAAGTACGGCGAAGTGCCGGTGTTGTATCTGGCGCCCGCGCCGGGTGCAGCACTCTCCGCAGACCGCATCCTGGCGCATACGGCCGAGCATCTCGCGAAGTACAAGCAGCCCACCGCCGTATCGATCGTCGATGCGCTGCCCAAGAACCCCGTCGGCAAGATCGACAAGCCCGCTCTGCGCCGCATCGACGCCGCACACTGA